In Oncorhynchus mykiss isolate Arlee unplaced genomic scaffold, USDA_OmykA_1.1 un_scaffold_412, whole genome shotgun sequence, a genomic segment contains:
- the LOC110533120 gene encoding uncharacterized protein LOC110533120: MAFKITTINVRSVKTATRAQSVLSFLERFNSDVFLLQECGLPFLSSYRKWEDKWRHGPSIWSGSNFNKNDGVAILIKTPQVVVKGSTVVDREPVCPVRGLAIGEPTTVWRNVAHPALLNRHRDLSWMVAHEILPVRAVMHSRGMARTSACPRPGCGQEESVRHMLWECRAARDLWKEAGPLITSCLPAGEDLTPQLVPIPSKAFTKLWPTLTCLKEALWSSRNLLVAKNVETTPQAVAMVATEALGWYGRKGASTPGEGSPTTP; encoded by the exons ATGGCTTTTAAAATCACCACTATAAACGTGAGGAGCGTAAAGACAGCAACAAGAGCACAGTCGGTTTTATCCTTTTTAGAAAGGTTTAACTCTGATGTGTTTTTACTACAGGAGTGTGGTCTACCCTTTTTATCCTCTTACAGGAAATGGGAGGATAAGTGGCGGCACGGGCCCTCCATTTGGAGTGGTTCCAATTTTAACAAGAACGACGGTGTTGCCATTTTAATCAAGACCCCACAGGTGGTGGTGAAGGGGAGCACAGTGGTG GATCGGGAACCAGTGTGTCCAGTGCGCGGGCTCGCTATAGGTGAGCCCACAACGGTTTGGCGCAACGTGGCCCATCCTGCTCTCCTGAATCGGCATCGGGACCTGTCCTGGATGGTCGCCCACGAGATCCTCCCGGTCAGGGCCGTTATGCACTCACGGGGCATGGCGAGGACATCCGCGTGCCCCCGACCAGGCTGCGGCCAAGAAGAGTCGGTGAGGCACATGCTCTGGGAGTGCAGAGCCGCCAGGGACCTGTGGAAGGAAGCAGGCCCCCTGATCACCTCGTGTCTGCCAGCAGGGGAGGACCTAACACCTCAGCTCGTGCCCATTCCATCGAAGGCCTTCACCAAGCTCTGGCCCACCCTCACGTGCCTGAAGGAAGCACTGTGGTCCTCCCGTAACCTGCTGGTAGCGAAAAACGTAGAGACCACCCCCCAGGCAGTGGCCATGGTAGCCACGGAAGCCCTGGGGTGGTACGGAAGGAAGGGGGCCTCGACCCCAGGCGAAGGGTCCCCCACAACACCCTAG